One Gossypium raimondii isolate GPD5lz chromosome 3, ASM2569854v1, whole genome shotgun sequence genomic window carries:
- the LOC105796974 gene encoding uncharacterized protein LOC105796974 isoform X1 — protein sequence MGSGGGALGLSSPLFANGHLSSSSNSTSLPLPVEDGNHLAMVKPSSSIVNLPHYKWRLLIAYDGTRYAGWQFQVSPPTIQCIVEKALIQITKLERECLHFVGASRTDTGVHAWGQVAHFITPFNYDSLETIHAALNGLLPSDIRVREISAATPEFHARFSAKSKVYHYKIYNDTIMDPFQRHYVYHSVYKLNTAAMREAAKMFIGKHDFSAFVNASRNDRVPDPVKTIFRFDVIEMGPLIQLEVEGSGFLYRQVRNMVALLIQIGKEAIPTEIVPKILATLDRRELAKYALSAPPHGLCLVYVKYNQEHLLLPSDCPTTSFGRHHTITKCKLPFY from the exons ATGGGGAGTGGTGGAGGAGCTTTAGGCCTTTCATCTCCTCTCTTTGCAAATGggcatctttcttcttcctccaaTTCTACTTCTCTACCTCTACCT GTGGAAGATGGTAACCACTTGGCAATGGTGAAGCCCAGCAGCAGTATTGTTAATCTTCCCCACTACAAGTGGCGTTTGCTTATAGCTTATGACGGCACCCGCTATGCTG GTTGGCAATTTCAAGTTTCACCACCAACTATACAGTGCATTGTAGAAAAGGctttaattcaaataacaaaGCTCGAGCGGGAGTGTCTCCACTTTGTTGGTGCTAGTAGGACAGATACGGGAGTTCACGCCTGGGGTCAG GTGGCACACTTCATTACACCTTTCAATTATGACAGCTTGGAGACCATTCACGCTGCTCTAAACGGGCTTCTTCCTTCTGACATCAGGGTTAGAGAGATCAGTGCCGCAACACCTGAATTTCATGCTCGGTTTTCAGCAAAAAGCAAGGTTTACCACTACAAGATTTATAATGACACCATCATGGATCCATTTCAGCGTCATTATGTTTATCATAGTGTTTATAAACTCAATACCGCAGCCATGAGAGAAGCAGCAAAAATGTTTATCGGAAAGCATGACTTCTCAGCTTTCGTTAATGCTTCACGTAATGATCGAGTTCCAGATCCTGTGAAGACAATATTCCGCTTTGATGTCATTGAAATG GGGCCTCTTATACAGCTGGAGGTTGAAGGTTCCGGTTTTTTGTATCGACAAGTTCGAAACATG GTTGCTTTGTTGATTCAAATTGGAAAGGAAGCAATTCCTACAGAGATTGTTCCAAAGATTTTGGCAACTCTAGACCGCAGAGAGCTGGCCAAATACGCCTTGTCTGCCCCACCACATGGCCTTTGCCTTGTGTATGTCAAATATAATCAAGAGCACCTACTGCTTCCTTCAGATTGCCCGACAACTAGCTTTGGTAGACATCATACTATCACCAAATGTAAGCTTcccttttattaa
- the LOC105796974 gene encoding uncharacterized protein LOC105796974 isoform X2, translating into MAALALALALALISSLSYLVGWQFQVSPPTIQCIVEKALIQITKLERECLHFVGASRTDTGVHAWGQVAHFITPFNYDSLETIHAALNGLLPSDIRVREISAATPEFHARFSAKSKVYHYKIYNDTIMDPFQRHYVYHSVYKLNTAAMREAAKMFIGKHDFSAFVNASRNDRVPDPVKTIFRFDVIEMGPLIQLEVEGSGFLYRQVRNMVALLIQIGKEAIPTEIVPKILATLDRRELAKYALSAPPHGLCLVYVKYNQEHLLLPSDCPTTSFGRHHTITKCKLPFY; encoded by the exons ATGGCAGCATTAGCATTGGCATTGGCATTGGCATTGATATCTTCCTTGAGTTATCTTGTGG GTTGGCAATTTCAAGTTTCACCACCAACTATACAGTGCATTGTAGAAAAGGctttaattcaaataacaaaGCTCGAGCGGGAGTGTCTCCACTTTGTTGGTGCTAGTAGGACAGATACGGGAGTTCACGCCTGGGGTCAG GTGGCACACTTCATTACACCTTTCAATTATGACAGCTTGGAGACCATTCACGCTGCTCTAAACGGGCTTCTTCCTTCTGACATCAGGGTTAGAGAGATCAGTGCCGCAACACCTGAATTTCATGCTCGGTTTTCAGCAAAAAGCAAGGTTTACCACTACAAGATTTATAATGACACCATCATGGATCCATTTCAGCGTCATTATGTTTATCATAGTGTTTATAAACTCAATACCGCAGCCATGAGAGAAGCAGCAAAAATGTTTATCGGAAAGCATGACTTCTCAGCTTTCGTTAATGCTTCACGTAATGATCGAGTTCCAGATCCTGTGAAGACAATATTCCGCTTTGATGTCATTGAAATG GGGCCTCTTATACAGCTGGAGGTTGAAGGTTCCGGTTTTTTGTATCGACAAGTTCGAAACATG GTTGCTTTGTTGATTCAAATTGGAAAGGAAGCAATTCCTACAGAGATTGTTCCAAAGATTTTGGCAACTCTAGACCGCAGAGAGCTGGCCAAATACGCCTTGTCTGCCCCACCACATGGCCTTTGCCTTGTGTATGTCAAATATAATCAAGAGCACCTACTGCTTCCTTCAGATTGCCCGACAACTAGCTTTGGTAGACATCATACTATCACCAAATGTAAGCTTcccttttattaa